CAGTACATCGAGCAGATCCAGGTCACCATCGTCGAGATCCTGGCCGACCTGGTAGCCAACGGGCCGACCTCCGACGAGTGGGCGGAGGCGCTGGCGGTCCTGAACGCCGAGTACACCCACGAGGGCAACTCGGACTACCTCAACGCCGTGCTCCGGCGGGCCTACGCCCCCGACACCGAACTGCCCACGACGAAGCGGCTGTTCGAGGAGGTCGCCAATCTGGAGATCGGCGACGTGCAGGCCCTGGCGGCCGCCCTCTTCGACCTCGACCAGCGCATCGACATCATCACCGTGCTGGGCTAGGAGTCTCGGCAGGTCTCGCCGCTCGCGTCTCAGCCGTCGAGGCGGTCGGCATCCGGGTCAGGACCTTCGTCGGCGCTCGCCCACGTAGCAGCGCAGAGTTGGCCCAGCCACTCACGTTGCCGGTGACCGAGTGGTTCGCCCGGAAATACGCTCTCCACGAGCGCCTCCACCTGTTCGACGCGGCGCAGGTCCAGGTTGCGTAGGAGGCGCCGTGTGTCGTCCACGTCCGCGATTCGAGCGGCTCTGACCTTCATGGCCAGCATGTGCTCGCGTGACGCAACGACAACTTTCAAAGCAGGATGATCGAGAACGACCCGGCCGCGCGCATCGGGGACGGTCGGCATGTAGGCCGTGGCCTGCTCGTTGAGCCATGTGCTCGGCCAGTGTCGCTCACGTGCAATCTCTCGTACAGCGTTGATGATGGCGCTGTGGCCCTCCAGGATGGCGGCATCGATGTCGCGCGTGTGCTTGTCGGTGTCGTGTGCCATCGCCATGGCGGCGCCCCCGGCGATGTAGAGGCGCCCGTGAACACCTCGCCTTGAGAGCTTCTCTGCGAGTTCCAGTAGAGCGCCGCGAATCTCGCGACCACCGAGCGGTTCCATCACACGACCTGCAGTTCCCGCTCGGGCAGCCAGATCCCGTGCACCTCGAAGGCAGCGGGAGCCGTAAGCACCGCCCAGAACCGGTCGGAGGGGAACTGCTCGCCCGGATGCCAGAAGTCCCGCAGGTAGCGGCACGGGTCGAACGCCCAGTCCGGCGCGGGGATTCCGGCGTGATAGCAGACGTGCTCGGTGTAAGCGGCCAGGAAGGCGTCCCATCGCGTATCGAAACGCTCAGGCTCGGTGGCGACGAGCACGCGACGCTCCTCGGTGTCGGCGTGCTGCCACACGA
The DNA window shown above is from bacterium and carries:
- a CDS encoding nucleotidyltransferase, with translation MEPLGGREIRGALLELAEKLSRRGVHGRLYIAGGAAMAMAHDTDKHTRDIDAAILEGHSAIINAVREIARERHWPSTWLNEQATAYMPTVPDARGRVVLDHPALKVVVASREHMLAMKVRAARIADVDDTRRLLRNLDLRRVEQVEALVESVFPGEPLGHRQREWLGQLCAATWASADEGPDPDADRLDG